One Palaemon carinicauda isolate YSFRI2023 chromosome 4, ASM3689809v2, whole genome shotgun sequence DNA segment encodes these proteins:
- the LOC137639515 gene encoding uncharacterized protein: MKADKDIEDEIRRIAAEENLIRLKVMAKREEREARREEREMEMEARREEEEREERQNAKEKEMEEARYTRELELLHIRAQLKAQTKTETTPARHKPVFNVFEAQRLIPRFTEESPDKFFDHFETVGATMKQPEDKWSMLLQSVLFGKGRSAYLSLSQTRRWSIKK; this comes from the coding sequence atgaaagcagataaggatatAGAAGATGAGATTCGACGTATTGCAGCGGAAGAAAATTTGATTAGGTTGAAGGTAATGGCAAAACGAGAAGAAAgagaagcaagacgggaagaaagagagatggaaatggaagcaaggcgagaagaagaagagagagaagaaagacaaaATGcgaaagaaaaagagatggaagaagcaaggtaTACGCGAGAGTTAGAACTTTTGCATATACGTGCCCAGTTGAAAGCGCAAACCAAGACCGAGACGACTCCTGCTAGGCACAAGCCCGTGTTTAATGTGTttgaagcccagaggttaattccaaggttcacagaagaatcCCCAGataagttctttgatcattttgaaacggtcggaGCGACGATGAAacagccagaagataaatggtctatgttattgcaaagtgtgctctttgggaagggccgtagtgcttacttatccttatctcagaccagaagatggagtatcaagaagtga
- the LOC137639516 gene encoding uncharacterized protein — MVDTGCMQSTFPPSRADLNLAPSSDAPSLISANGSPIRCYGSRVLKISIMGQFYSWPFAIGDIRHPLLDGDFLAHHGLLVDVAGKRLIDTGTCRTRPLRPGPGITPISALVAQPYAALLQEFPDVLKPELRQSPGSPSKHKVYHRINTTVPPTNAKFHRLPPQKLRDAKRTFEDMKRIGICKKASSPWATPLHMVKKPDGT, encoded by the coding sequence ATGGTTGATACTggctgtatgcaatcaacattcccTCCCTCACGGGCCGACCTAAACCTGGCACCTAGCAGTGATGCCCCCTCGCTCATctccgccaacggatctcccatacggtgttatgggtctagggtgcttaaaatctcaatcatgggccaattttactcttggcccttcgccatcggtGACATCAGACACCCCCTCCTCGACGGtgacttcctggctcaccatggcCTCCTCGTCGACGTcgccgggaaacgcctcatcgacaccggGACATGCCGAACCCGCCCACTACGACCTGGTCCGGGCATCACACCAATCTCTGCCCTCGTAGCGCAGCCCTACgccgcccttcttcaggagttccccgaCGTTTTAAAGCCGGAACTTCGACAATCGccaggatccccctccaagcacaaGGTCTACCACCGCATAAACACAACGGTACCTCCCACGAACGCCAAGTTCCACCGCCTCCCGccgcagaagctgagagatgccaaacgtaccttcgaagaCATGAAACGGATTggcatatgcaagaaggcgtccagccctTGGGCAACTCcgctccacatggtaaagaaaccgGATGGAACATAG